From one Sorangium aterium genomic stretch:
- a CDS encoding ABC transporter ATP-binding protein has product MIEVEHLSKSYGPHQAVSDLSFQVSQGEIVGFLGPNGAGKSTTLRILAGFLGATSGRVRIAGHDIAEEPMRARASLGYMPETSPLYPEMRVSEYLAFRAELKLVPRRARGEAVARALRDARVEDVASVLIGHLSKGYRQRVGLADALVGDPPLLILDEPTAGLDPNQIREVRALVRRLGPGRTVLLSTHILSEVEATCTRALVIARGRLVAEGSIDEIRAMRRSSGARVVVRGAADAALAVARGAAQVRSAEAEDAGEAARLTVEFDAGADAGEAAERLVAALVAAGFGVRELVPCAPSLEQVFSELTAADDADARGAAGEPAEPGAEGGEAPRPAAGNRKKKGSAARRGEGGAVKERR; this is encoded by the coding sequence ATGATCGAGGTCGAGCACCTCTCCAAGTCCTACGGCCCCCACCAGGCGGTGAGCGACCTCTCGTTCCAGGTGAGCCAGGGGGAGATCGTCGGGTTCCTCGGGCCGAACGGCGCAGGCAAGAGCACCACCCTCCGCATCCTCGCGGGGTTCCTCGGCGCGACGTCCGGCCGGGTGCGGATCGCCGGCCACGACATCGCCGAGGAGCCGATGCGCGCGCGGGCCTCGCTCGGGTACATGCCCGAGACCTCGCCGCTCTACCCGGAGATGCGCGTCTCGGAGTACCTCGCGTTCCGCGCCGAGCTGAAGCTCGTGCCGCGGCGCGCGCGCGGCGAGGCCGTCGCGCGCGCCCTCCGCGACGCGCGCGTCGAGGACGTCGCGAGCGTCCTGATCGGCCACCTCTCGAAGGGCTACCGCCAGCGGGTCGGCCTCGCGGACGCGCTCGTCGGCGACCCGCCGCTGCTCATCCTGGACGAGCCGACGGCGGGCCTCGATCCGAACCAGATCCGCGAGGTGCGCGCGCTGGTGCGCCGGCTCGGCCCGGGCCGCACGGTGCTCCTCTCGACGCACATCCTCTCCGAGGTCGAGGCGACGTGCACGCGGGCGCTCGTGATCGCCCGCGGGAGGCTCGTCGCGGAGGGCTCGATCGACGAGATCCGCGCGATGCGCCGGTCGTCCGGCGCGCGCGTCGTCGTGCGCGGGGCGGCGGACGCGGCGCTCGCGGTGGCGCGCGGCGCGGCGCAGGTCCGCTCGGCCGAGGCGGAGGACGCCGGCGAGGCGGCGCGGCTCACGGTCGAGTTCGACGCCGGCGCCGACGCGGGCGAGGCCGCCGAGCGCCTCGTCGCCGCGCTGGTCGCCGCGGGCTTCGGGGTGCGCGAGCTCGTCCCCTGCGCCCCTTCGCTGGAGCAGGTCTTCTCCGAGCTGACCGCGGCCGACGACGCTGACGCGCGGGGCGCCGCCGGAGAGCCGGCCGAGCCCGGGGCGGAGGGCGGCGAGGCGCCTCGGCCGGCGGCCGGGAACCGGAAGAAGAAGGGCAGCGCGGCTCGACGCGGCGAGGGCGGCGCGGTGAAGGAGCGGCGGTGA
- a CDS encoding DUF3293 domain-containing protein has product MDQTLLRSYFSTIYEFPTPAGTLRVSLDGEIVQDQAGLPELLTRKFAVLTAYNPRSMLIPRRVNDQRHHVLRDLLILGCYRVEPCVGSEAEPEGIWREPAWLVHGMDRDEAIAFGRVFRQNTIVFAQGGRPELIITDPTADDIGRTFQGNWRVRS; this is encoded by the coding sequence ATGGATCAGACGCTCCTCCGGTCGTATTTCTCGACCATCTACGAGTTCCCCACCCCGGCGGGGACGCTGCGCGTCTCGCTGGACGGCGAGATCGTCCAGGATCAGGCCGGGCTCCCCGAGCTCCTGACCCGCAAGTTCGCGGTGCTCACCGCGTACAACCCGCGCTCGATGCTCATCCCTCGCCGGGTCAACGATCAGCGCCACCACGTCCTCCGCGATCTCCTGATCCTCGGCTGTTACCGGGTGGAGCCGTGCGTCGGCTCCGAGGCGGAGCCGGAGGGCATCTGGCGCGAGCCGGCGTGGCTCGTCCACGGCATGGACCGGGACGAGGCGATCGCCTTCGGCCGCGTCTTCCGGCAGAACACGATCGTGTTCGCGCAAGGCGGCCGGCCGGAGCTCATCATCACCGATCCGACAGCGGACGACATCGGCCGAACTTTCCAGGGGAACTGGCGGGTGCGGTCCTGA
- a CDS encoding response regulator transcription factor: MTRTPQTPARTVLLVEDDPSIAMGLEMNLTAEGYRVLVAEDGERGLALARAGGIDLIIIDVMLPRLNGFELLRMLRNERRTLPVIMLSARGAEMDKVMGLELGAEDYITKPFSLAELLARVKAVLRRDAIARADGAQLRAGDIVINAATREVRRGDALIELTATEFDVLLCLAEAGGRVLSREQIQAKVWGPTHHGTPRTIDNFILQLRNKLEENATTPRHLLTVRGVGYRFVP, from the coding sequence ATGACCCGAACCCCTCAGACACCGGCGCGGACCGTCCTGCTCGTGGAGGACGACCCCAGCATCGCGATGGGTCTCGAGATGAACCTGACCGCCGAGGGCTACCGCGTCCTCGTGGCCGAGGACGGCGAGCGCGGGCTCGCGCTCGCCCGCGCCGGCGGGATCGATCTCATCATCATCGACGTCATGCTCCCCCGGCTGAACGGCTTCGAGCTGCTCCGCATGCTCCGGAACGAGCGGCGCACCCTGCCGGTGATCATGCTGTCCGCGCGCGGCGCCGAGATGGACAAGGTGATGGGCCTCGAGCTCGGCGCCGAGGACTACATCACGAAGCCGTTCAGCCTCGCCGAGCTGCTCGCGCGCGTGAAGGCCGTGCTCCGGCGCGACGCGATCGCGCGCGCCGACGGGGCGCAGCTGCGCGCCGGCGACATCGTCATCAACGCGGCGACGCGCGAGGTCCGCCGCGGCGACGCGCTGATCGAGCTCACAGCGACCGAGTTCGACGTGCTGCTCTGCCTCGCCGAGGCGGGCGGCCGGGTCCTGTCGAGGGAGCAGATCCAGGCCAAGGTCTGGGGCCCGACGCACCACGGGACCCCGCGCACGATCGACAATTTCATCCTCCAGCTGCGCAACAAGCTGGAAGAGAACGCGACGACGCCGCGCCACCTGCTGACGGTGCGCGGCGTCGGCTATCGCTTCGTCCCCTGA
- a CDS encoding sensor histidine kinase, whose protein sequence is MRTPRRDLTTLGYRRIIQLLVYLVIIPGVLLSGVGFLLLVLGEAQYNLIMGIIVLTFCGTLATGVILVWVFLRRERNLSELQADFVSKVSHELRTPLTSIRMFTETLTLRRGDTISEDRCIEALTKESARLQQLIDRLLDWGRMESGRRVYELSEHHLGEIADEAIHAFEPTREKRSVELDVSIDANLPPVLCDRSALVDAIVNLLSNAYKYGGQPRKISVSAHVLKRSAMLTVRDNGKGIARAEHKRIFEKFYRVDDLLARQQEGSGLGLSIVKHVIRAHGGKILVDSEPGKGSTFTLVLPLRSTPKASAAERRAQVAAPAVAAAHNDASDHRADASAPP, encoded by the coding sequence ATGCGGACCCCGAGGCGCGACCTCACCACGCTCGGCTACCGGCGGATCATCCAGCTCCTCGTCTACCTGGTCATCATCCCCGGCGTGCTCCTGTCGGGCGTCGGCTTCCTCCTGCTCGTCCTCGGAGAGGCCCAGTACAACCTCATCATGGGGATCATCGTCCTCACGTTCTGCGGGACGCTCGCGACCGGGGTCATCCTCGTGTGGGTCTTCCTCCGGCGCGAGCGCAACCTGTCCGAGCTCCAGGCCGATTTCGTGTCCAAGGTCTCGCACGAGCTGCGCACCCCGCTCACGTCGATCCGGATGTTCACCGAGACCCTCACGCTCCGGCGCGGCGACACGATCAGCGAGGATCGCTGCATCGAGGCGCTCACCAAGGAGAGCGCCCGCCTCCAGCAGCTCATCGATCGGCTGCTCGACTGGGGGCGGATGGAGAGCGGCCGGCGCGTCTACGAGCTCTCGGAGCACCACCTCGGGGAGATCGCCGACGAGGCGATCCACGCCTTCGAGCCGACCCGCGAGAAGCGCAGCGTCGAGCTCGACGTCTCCATCGACGCGAACCTCCCGCCCGTGCTCTGCGATCGCAGCGCGCTCGTCGACGCGATCGTGAACCTCCTCTCGAACGCCTACAAGTACGGCGGCCAGCCGAGGAAGATCAGCGTCTCTGCCCATGTCCTCAAACGGTCGGCGATGCTCACGGTCCGCGACAACGGCAAGGGCATCGCCCGCGCGGAGCACAAGCGGATCTTCGAGAAGTTCTACCGGGTCGACGATCTCCTGGCCCGGCAGCAGGAGGGCTCGGGGCTCGGGCTGTCGATCGTCAAGCATGTCATCCGGGCGCACGGCGGCAAGATCCTCGTCGACAGCGAGCCCGGGAAGGGCAGCACGTTCACCCTCGTGCTCCCGCTCCGGAGCACGCCCAAGGCGAGCGCCGCCGAGCGACGCGCGCAGGTCGCGGCGCCCGCGGTCGCCGCGGCGCACAACGACGCGTCGGATCACCGCGCCGACGCGAGCGCGCCGCCGTAG